The following are encoded together in the Microterricola viridarii genome:
- a CDS encoding lysophospholipid acyltransferase family protein, with amino-acid sequence MTEAAEAPTGNTEDEGNEAPTKKPGAVYYLGRTLISGVAKTVFRPTITGRENVPKTGPVILASNHLSFIDSIVIPISAPRPVQFLAKSTYFTGTGFKGWVSRNFFTAIGAVGVERGAGQAAQDALDQGKRILDGGNAFALYPEGTRSLDGRLYRGRTGIAWLALTTGATVVPVGLIGTQEIQPVGTTMPRVRKVTVKFGEPIDVSHYGPATSGKARRQATDEIMAAIHALTGQELAGSYNEAPPSGTLHRIADKVFPRERI; translated from the coding sequence GTGACCGAAGCAGCCGAAGCACCCACAGGCAACACCGAAGACGAGGGCAACGAAGCCCCGACAAAGAAGCCCGGTGCCGTCTACTACCTCGGTCGTACGCTCATCTCCGGGGTGGCCAAGACGGTGTTCCGCCCGACCATCACCGGCCGCGAGAACGTTCCCAAGACAGGGCCCGTCATCCTCGCCAGCAACCACCTGTCTTTCATCGACAGCATCGTGATCCCGATCTCGGCGCCGCGCCCCGTGCAGTTCCTGGCCAAGTCGACCTACTTCACCGGCACGGGCTTCAAGGGCTGGGTGTCGCGCAACTTCTTCACCGCGATCGGGGCCGTCGGCGTCGAGCGCGGCGCGGGCCAGGCCGCGCAGGACGCCCTCGACCAGGGCAAGCGCATCCTCGATGGCGGCAACGCCTTCGCCCTCTACCCTGAGGGCACCCGCTCCCTCGACGGCCGGCTCTACCGCGGCCGCACCGGCATCGCCTGGTTGGCGCTGACCACCGGCGCCACCGTCGTGCCCGTCGGCCTGATCGGCACCCAGGAGATCCAGCCGGTCGGCACCACGATGCCCCGCGTGCGCAAGGTCACGGTCAAGTTCGGCGAGCCCATCGATGTCTCGCACTACGGCCCAGCCACCTCGGGCAAGGCGCGCCGCCAGGCCACCGACGAGATCATGGCCGCCATCCACGCGCTCACCGGTCAGGAACTCGCGGGCAGCTACAACGAGGCGCCGCCGTCGGGCACCCTGCACCGCATCGCCGACAAGGTGTTCCCGCGCGAGCGAATCTAG
- the dxr gene encoding 1-deoxy-D-xylulose-5-phosphate reductoisomerase: protein MRKVIILGSTGSIGTQALDVIRANPDRFEVVGLAAGRNAEMLAAQAEEFFVDDTALGAVDAEELVRGIEADVVLNGITGSVGLGPTLAALETGRTLALANKESLIVGGELVTGIAAPGQIVPVDSEHSAIAQALRSGSASEVRRLVVTASGGPFRGRSRESLAGVTPAEALAHPTWDMGLVVTTNSATLVNKGLEVIEAHLLFDVPYERIDVVVHPQSIVHSMVEFVDGSTIAQASPPDMKLPISLGLDWPNRVGGVGRPLDWTTAQNWTFEPLDDAVFPAVALAKHVGRAGSSYPAVFNAANEQAVHAFHAGAIGFTDIVDTVRRVVDAHETDGTLTRESLAEAERWARASADKLIAAH from the coding sequence GTGCGCAAGGTGATCATTCTCGGTTCGACAGGTTCCATCGGAACGCAGGCCCTCGACGTCATTCGGGCAAACCCCGACCGTTTCGAGGTGGTCGGGCTCGCGGCCGGCCGCAATGCCGAGATGCTGGCGGCGCAGGCCGAGGAGTTCTTCGTCGACGACACGGCGCTGGGCGCGGTGGATGCCGAGGAACTCGTGCGCGGCATCGAGGCCGACGTCGTGCTGAACGGAATCACCGGCTCGGTCGGCCTCGGCCCGACGCTGGCCGCGCTGGAGACCGGGCGCACGCTGGCGTTGGCCAACAAGGAGTCGCTCATCGTCGGCGGCGAGCTGGTGACGGGCATTGCCGCGCCTGGCCAGATCGTGCCCGTCGACTCTGAGCACTCGGCCATCGCCCAGGCGTTGCGCTCCGGCTCGGCATCCGAGGTGCGCCGGCTCGTCGTCACGGCATCCGGTGGCCCCTTTCGCGGCCGCAGCAGGGAATCCCTGGCCGGCGTGACGCCCGCAGAGGCGCTCGCCCACCCGACCTGGGACATGGGGCTCGTCGTGACGACGAACTCGGCGACCCTCGTCAACAAGGGCCTCGAGGTGATCGAGGCGCACCTGCTCTTCGACGTGCCCTACGAGCGCATCGACGTCGTCGTGCACCCGCAGTCGATCGTGCACTCCATGGTGGAGTTCGTCGACGGCTCCACGATCGCCCAAGCCTCCCCGCCCGACATGAAACTGCCGATCTCGCTCGGGCTGGACTGGCCGAACCGGGTCGGCGGCGTCGGCCGGCCGCTGGACTGGACGACCGCGCAGAACTGGACGTTCGAGCCGTTGGACGACGCCGTATTCCCCGCCGTCGCCCTGGCCAAGCACGTGGGCCGCGCCGGCTCGAGCTACCCGGCCGTCTTCAACGCGGCCAACGAGCAGGCTGTGCACGCCTTCCACGCCGGCGCGATCGGCTTCACCGACATCGTCGACACGGTGCGGCGGGTCGTCGACGCGCACGAGACGGACGGCACGCTCACCCGGGAGTCGCTGGCCGAGGCCGAGCGCTGGGCCCGCGCGAGCGCGGACAAGCTCATCGCCGCGCACTAG
- a CDS encoding NAD-dependent epimerase/dehydratase family protein — protein MSRQLVVGAGLIGGGLARSLVARGDEVVVATRSGTEVPGAHALALDAADAEAFADAAAGAETIFLCTNPPYTHWPTDWPPVFAAAIEAAAQSGAGLVIMSNLYGYGPPEGPMTEQSPELSTETKGLVRLAGWHAALAAHKRGDIRAVEVRASDYFGPGSTGTAHLGENFFHAALHSKKAMVVGDPALPHSWSYLPDIVSTLIAAADHDGVWGRAWHVPSGAARPRTTIMEQLNAHYGGHGRVAGYPHWQLRALAAVNPMMREVEASSYQFRMPFVIDSTETERLLGVTATPWLAALTTTADSYR, from the coding sequence ATGTCGCGTCAGTTGGTCGTCGGAGCAGGTCTCATCGGAGGCGGCCTCGCGCGCAGCCTCGTGGCACGTGGCGACGAGGTCGTCGTCGCCACCCGCAGCGGCACCGAGGTGCCGGGGGCGCATGCCCTCGCCCTCGACGCGGCGGACGCCGAGGCGTTCGCGGATGCGGCGGCCGGCGCGGAGACGATCTTCCTCTGCACGAACCCGCCGTACACGCACTGGCCGACGGACTGGCCGCCCGTCTTCGCCGCGGCGATCGAGGCGGCTGCGCAGAGCGGCGCCGGCCTCGTGATCATGAGCAACCTCTACGGCTACGGGCCGCCGGAGGGTCCGATGACGGAGCAGTCGCCGGAGCTCAGCACCGAGACGAAAGGGCTCGTGCGCCTGGCTGGTTGGCATGCGGCACTTGCCGCGCACAAGCGCGGCGACATCCGGGCCGTGGAGGTGCGCGCCAGCGACTACTTCGGGCCGGGCTCCACCGGCACCGCGCATCTCGGTGAGAACTTCTTCCACGCGGCCCTGCACTCGAAGAAGGCCATGGTCGTCGGCGACCCGGCGCTCCCGCACAGTTGGAGCTACCTGCCCGACATCGTGTCAACGCTCATCGCGGCCGCCGATCACGACGGTGTCTGGGGGCGCGCTTGGCATGTACCGAGCGGCGCCGCCCGCCCCCGCACGACGATCATGGAGCAGCTGAACGCCCACTACGGCGGCCACGGCCGTGTTGCGGGGTACCCGCACTGGCAGCTGCGCGCCCTCGCGGCGGTGAACCCGATGATGCGGGAGGTCGAGGCATCCAGCTACCAGTTCCGGATGCCGTTCGTCATCGATTCCACCGAGACGGAGCGCCTGCTCGGGGTGACCGCGACGCCGTGGCTGGCGGCCCTGACCACGACGGCCGACTCCTACCGCTAA